Below is a genomic region from Actinoallomurus bryophytorum.
CGAGCCCATCGAGTATGCCGCCGGGCCCTGAATACGAGCCGAGCGTCCGCTGCAAGGTTATGCGGTCAGCGGCGCCGGTCGGCCGCGTCCACCGACTGCCAGAGGGTGACGTACCACGGGGGCGCGGGCGGTGCGGCCTTGTGGCCTGCGTCCCCGGTCTCCCCCTGGTCGCCACCGAGCACGACGTAGCACTTCGCCCCTGGGTCGCACATGTGCAGGCGGCTCCGCGCCTGGCCGCGTATGTAGGACTCGTCGCCGAGGCGTTGTTTCTGCGCGGCGAGCTGTTCGACCTGCTGCTGTGCCTGCCGCTGCTGGACACGGAGCTGGGCGATCTCGCGCCGCTGCGCGATGTACTCGCGCACCGGGTAGGCCAGGCTCAGCGCGATGGCGCAGGCGACCACGGCCAGGATCGCGGCACGCCCGGTGAGGTGGGCGCGCCGCAACTCCTTGGCGTCCACCTCGGCCGGGCGCTTCTTCTCCTCAGTCACGGTGCATCATGCGAGCCATCGGCTCTACTGCCAGCGGAATCGGGGGAACGCGGCGGCACCGGCGTAGCGCGCGGCGTCGTCGAGGAGTTCCTCGATGCGGAGCAGCTGGTTGTACTTGGCCACCCGGTCGCTACGCGCCGGGGCGCCGGTCTTGATCTGACCGCAGTTGGTGGCCACCGCCAGGTCGGCGATCGTGGTGTCCTCGGTCTCGCCGGAACGATGGCTCATCATGCAGCGGAAGCCGTTGCTCTGGGCGAGCGAGACCGCGTCGAGCGTCTCGGTGAGGGTGCCGATCTGGTTGACCTTGACCAGCAGGGCGTTGGCCGAGCCCGCGTCGATGCCGCGCTGCAGGCGCTCGGGGTTGGTGACGAACAGGTCGTCGCCCACGATCTGCACCTTGCCGCCGACGGCGTCCGTGAGGGCCTTCCAGCCCGCCCAGTCCTCCTCGGACAGCGGGTCCTCGATGGAGACCAGCGGGTACGCGTCGAGCAGCTCACCGTAGTAGGCGGCCATCTCCTCCGACGAGCGCTTGGCACCCTCGAAGTCGTAGGTGCCATCGGTGTGGAACTCCGTCGCGGCCACGTCGAGGGCGAGCGCGATGTCGGTGCCCGGCCGGAAGCCGGCGCTCTTGATCGCCTCGAGGATGAGGTCGAGGGCGTCGCGGTTGCTCGGCAGCTCGGGGGCGAAGCCGCCCTCGTCGCCCAGCCCGGTCGCCAGGCCGCGGCCCTTGAGCACCGACTTCAGCGCGTGGTAGGTCTCCGCACCCCAGCGGACCGCGTCACTGAACGTCGGCGCGCCGATCGGCGCGACCATGAACTCCTGGATGTCGACGCTGGTGTCGGCGTGCGCACCACCGTTGAGGATGTTCATCATCGGCACCGGCAGCAGGTGCGCGTTGGGGCCACCGACGTAACGGAACAGCGGGAGGTTCGCCGTCTTGGCGGCCGCCTTGGCCACCGCCAGGCTCACGCCGAGGAGGGCGTTCGCGCCGAGGCGGGACTTGTCCGGCGTGCCGTCCAGGTCGATGAGCGCCTGGTCGATGAGGCGCTGGTCGTCGGCGTCGTAGCCGAGCAGCTCGGGCGCGATCTCGTCGAGCACTCCGAGGACGGCCTTCTCGACGCCCTTTCCGTTGTAGCGCTCGCCGCCATCGCGGAGTTCGACCGCTTCGAACTGACCGGTCGAGGCTCCACTCGGCACCGCGGCGCGCGCCTCGCTGCCGTCGTCGAGCAGCACCTCGACCTCGACGGTGGGATTACCACGGGAGTCGAGGATCTCCCGAGCGTGTACGGCGTCGATCGACGACACTTGATCTCCTTGTAATCACTACGGGACGTTTCGCCCCACGAGCCTAGCCGCCCCGGAGAGGGCCCCGGCGCAACGCCACCCCTGTTTCGGGTTCACCGGGGAGCAAGTTCGGCCAGGAGACACCTTGACGTTCCCAGCACGTCCTCTTCCGGCACGACCGTGTACGGCCCGGCTCAGCCGGTGAGGTCACGGACGTGCGGGGGCAGGTTGCCGGTGACGACGTCGGCAAGGGTCACCTGGTCGACGATGTTCTGCACCGCCGTGTCGGCGGCCAGCCAGACGTGGCGCAGGTGCGTCGCCGTGCCTTCGTAGCAGGCGTCGGCGGCCGGCTCGCCGCGGATGTCGGTGAGCGAGCCGTCGACCACCCGGATGACCTCGCCGACCGAGATCTCGGTGGCGGGCCGGGTCAGCCGGTAGCCGCGCTCCGGGCCGCGCTGGGTGGCGATGAGGTCGGCGCCGCGTAGTTCACTGAGAATGGTCTTCAGGAAGGCCAGCGGCATGCCCTCCCCGGCCGCCAGCGCGCCGGCGGTGACGGTGGCGGGGTCCGCCGCGGCCAG
It encodes:
- a CDS encoding FtsB family cell division protein — its product is MTEEKKRPAEVDAKELRRAHLTGRAAILAVVACAIALSLAYPVREYIAQRREIAQLRVQQRQAQQQVEQLAAQKQRLGDESYIRGQARSRLHMCDPGAKCYVVLGGDQGETGDAGHKAAPPAPPWYVTLWQSVDAADRRR
- a CDS encoding RrF2 family transcriptional regulator; amino-acid sequence: MHITARTDYALRAVLALAAADPATVTAGALAAGEGMPLAFLKTILSELRGADLIATQRGPERGYRLTRPATEISVGEVIRVVDGSLTDIRGEPAADACYEGTATHLRHVWLAADTAVQNIVDQVTLADVVTGNLPPHVRDLTG
- the eno gene encoding phosphopyruvate hydratase; translation: MSSIDAVHAREILDSRGNPTVEVEVLLDDGSEARAAVPSGASTGQFEAVELRDGGERYNGKGVEKAVLGVLDEIAPELLGYDADDQRLIDQALIDLDGTPDKSRLGANALLGVSLAVAKAAAKTANLPLFRYVGGPNAHLLPVPMMNILNGGAHADTSVDIQEFMVAPIGAPTFSDAVRWGAETYHALKSVLKGRGLATGLGDEGGFAPELPSNRDALDLILEAIKSAGFRPGTDIALALDVAATEFHTDGTYDFEGAKRSSEEMAAYYGELLDAYPLVSIEDPLSEEDWAGWKALTDAVGGKVQIVGDDLFVTNPERLQRGIDAGSANALLVKVNQIGTLTETLDAVSLAQSNGFRCMMSHRSGETEDTTIADLAVATNCGQIKTGAPARSDRVAKYNQLLRIEELLDDAARYAGAAAFPRFRWQ